In one window of Nocardiopsis aegyptia DNA:
- a CDS encoding SDR family NAD(P)-dependent oxidoreductase: MPGMPSSDDFSRSTSPSPAPAPGASPSGRGVLVTGASRGIGRAVATAFAEAGDRVAVHCGTRPDEAERTLAGLPGEGHVLLQADISDPDATADLVERAAAALGGLAVLVNNAAVNLAHPVATTSFEDWQRAWRSTLDVNVLGAANASYVAARHMIDAGTRGHIVNVGSRGAFRGEPDHPAYGASKAALHALGQSLAVALAPHGITVASVAPGFVETERVAERLTPQVRADSPFGRVATPREVASAVRYLASPEAVWSSGAVLDVNGASHLR; this comes from the coding sequence ATGCCGGGCATGCCATCATCGGACGACTTCTCCCGTTCCACCTCCCCGTCCCCCGCCCCTGCTCCGGGCGCGTCCCCGTCCGGTCGCGGCGTGCTGGTCACCGGTGCCTCCCGGGGTATCGGCCGCGCCGTGGCCACGGCGTTCGCCGAGGCGGGCGACCGGGTCGCCGTCCACTGCGGAACCCGCCCCGACGAGGCCGAACGCACGCTCGCCGGGCTGCCGGGCGAGGGCCACGTCCTCCTCCAGGCCGACATCAGCGACCCCGACGCCACCGCCGACCTGGTCGAGCGCGCCGCCGCCGCACTGGGCGGGCTGGCCGTACTGGTCAACAACGCCGCGGTGAACCTCGCCCACCCCGTCGCCACCACCTCCTTCGAGGACTGGCAGCGGGCCTGGCGCTCGACCCTGGACGTCAACGTGCTCGGCGCCGCCAACGCGAGCTACGTGGCGGCGCGGCACATGATCGACGCGGGCACGCGGGGCCACATCGTCAACGTCGGATCGCGCGGCGCCTTCCGCGGCGAGCCCGACCACCCCGCCTACGGCGCGAGCAAGGCCGCCCTGCACGCCCTGGGCCAGTCGCTCGCCGTCGCCCTGGCCCCGCACGGCATCACCGTGGCCTCCGTGGCGCCGGGCTTCGTCGAGACCGAGCGCGTGGCCGAGCGGCTCACCCCGCAGGTGCGCGCCGACAGCCCGTTCGGCCGCGTGGCCACACCCCGCGAGGTGGCCTCGGCCGTGCGCTACCTCGCCTCCCCCGAGGCCGTGTGGTCCTCCGGCGCGGTCCTGGACGTCAACGGCGCCTCACACCTGCGCTGA
- a CDS encoding histidine phosphatase family protein: MGELVLIRHGQTEWSRQRRHTGRTDLPLTAEGEAQAEALRPLLAKREVGLVVTSPLARAVRTAELAGLHDTAVDPDLAEWDYGGYEGITTAEIQRDRPGWNLWRDGVPPGDADHPGELVEQVGERADRVLALVTAELDAGGPDVVLVAHGHVLRVLTARWLGLPSSKGVLFRLDTATLSTLGREHDRPVVTSWNTGR, translated from the coding sequence ATGGGCGAACTGGTGCTGATCAGACACGGGCAGACCGAGTGGAGCAGGCAGCGGCGGCACACCGGCCGCACCGACCTGCCGCTGACCGCGGAGGGCGAGGCGCAGGCCGAGGCGCTGCGGCCGCTGCTCGCCAAGCGCGAGGTCGGCCTCGTCGTCACCAGCCCCCTGGCCCGCGCCGTGCGCACCGCCGAGCTTGCGGGTCTGCACGACACCGCGGTCGACCCGGACCTGGCCGAGTGGGACTACGGCGGTTACGAGGGCATCACCACCGCCGAGATCCAGCGCGACCGCCCGGGCTGGAACCTGTGGCGCGACGGCGTCCCTCCCGGCGACGCCGACCACCCGGGCGAGCTCGTGGAACAGGTGGGGGAGCGCGCCGACCGGGTCCTGGCCCTGGTCACGGCCGAACTCGACGCCGGGGGACCCGACGTGGTGCTGGTGGCGCACGGGCACGTGCTCCGGGTGCTCACCGCCCGCTGGCTGGGCCTGCCCTCCTCGAAGGGGGTGCTGTTCCGGCTGGACACCGCCACCCTCAGCACGCTCGGCCGCGAGCACGACCGCCCCGTCGTCACGTCCTGGAACACGGGCCGCTGA
- a CDS encoding metallophosphoesterase family protein, translated as MSLVAISDLHVRHLENRAFTEALRPESDDDWLLVAGDVAETAGDILWAMDLLSKRFSTVVWVPGNHDLWTVPADPVQLRGEARYEYLVNALRDLGVHTPEDPYPTWHGPDGPVVVAPLFLLYDHTFRPEGTSTKEEALAVAHASGVVCTDEYLLHPDPHPGRDAWCRDRLASTRARLDALPEDIPTVLVNHWPLVREPTRILRYPEFAQWCGTEETADWHTRYRARAVVYGHLHIPRTIVVDDVPHIEVSLGYPREWGPRPQPPRGPRPVLPG; from the coding sequence ATGAGTCTGGTCGCCATCAGCGACCTCCACGTCAGGCACCTGGAGAACCGCGCCTTCACCGAGGCCCTGCGGCCCGAGTCCGACGACGACTGGCTCCTGGTGGCCGGGGACGTCGCCGAGACCGCCGGCGACATCCTGTGGGCGATGGACCTGCTGAGCAAGCGGTTCTCCACCGTGGTGTGGGTGCCGGGCAACCACGACCTGTGGACGGTGCCCGCCGACCCCGTCCAACTGCGCGGCGAGGCCCGCTACGAGTACCTGGTGAACGCGCTCCGGGACCTGGGCGTGCACACCCCCGAGGACCCCTACCCGACCTGGCACGGCCCCGACGGACCGGTCGTCGTCGCCCCGCTCTTCCTCCTCTACGACCACACCTTCCGCCCCGAGGGCACCAGCACCAAGGAGGAGGCACTGGCGGTGGCCCACGCGTCGGGTGTGGTGTGCACCGACGAGTACCTCCTGCACCCGGACCCCCACCCCGGTCGCGACGCCTGGTGCCGCGACCGCCTGGCCTCCACCCGCGCGCGTCTGGACGCCCTGCCCGAGGACATCCCCACGGTGCTGGTCAACCACTGGCCGCTGGTGCGCGAGCCCACCCGGATCCTGCGCTACCCGGAGTTCGCCCAGTGGTGCGGCACCGAGGAGACCGCCGACTGGCACACCCGCTACCGGGCCCGTGCGGTCGTCTACGGGCACCTGCACATCCCCCGCACGATCGTCGTGGACGACGTGCCGCACATCGAGGTCTCGCTCGGCTACCCCCGCGAGTGGGGTCCGCGCCCGCAGCCGCCGCGGGGACCCCGCCCCGTCCTTCCGGGCTGA
- a CDS encoding class I SAM-dependent methyltransferase: MYRLGFTPWERYGAAGGAEVGALLDRETDARPTGPGRALDIGCGRGQFTPELARRGWRAVGVDLVPEAVEAARRKGPPEVAYAVGDVTDLESAGLGAFDLFLDIGCFQGLDAERRAAEGRGVTALAAPGATLLMLAFGPSRYRRLVEGVSQAQVEAAFPGWELLTVDDADTSGLGWPMNRTSPKWYRFRRPAG; the protein is encoded by the coding sequence ATGTACCGCCTGGGCTTCACTCCCTGGGAGCGCTACGGTGCCGCGGGCGGAGCGGAGGTCGGCGCCCTGCTCGACCGCGAGACGGACGCTCGTCCGACCGGCCCGGGGCGGGCCCTGGACATCGGCTGCGGGCGCGGGCAGTTCACGCCCGAACTGGCCCGGCGCGGGTGGCGGGCGGTGGGTGTGGACCTGGTGCCCGAGGCGGTCGAGGCCGCCCGGCGCAAGGGGCCGCCGGAGGTCGCCTACGCCGTGGGGGACGTGACCGATCTCGAGTCGGCCGGCCTGGGGGCCTTCGACCTGTTCCTCGACATCGGCTGCTTCCAGGGCCTCGATGCGGAGCGGCGCGCCGCGGAGGGGCGCGGTGTGACGGCGCTCGCCGCGCCGGGCGCCACCCTGCTGATGCTCGCCTTCGGGCCCTCGCGGTACCGGCGGCTGGTCGAGGGCGTCTCACAGGCGCAGGTCGAGGCCGCGTTCCCGGGGTGGGAACTCCTCACGGTCGACGACGCGGACACCTCCGGCCTGGGGTGGCCGATGAACCGCACCTCACCGAAGTGGTACCGGTTCCGTCGTCCCGCCGGGTGA
- a CDS encoding cytochrome P450, translating into MHARTTLITGNADVRAVLDDPRFTVPPVHDAAPASPPPARSRPCLAWLRSTAVRFSNGERHLRRRSVVLDLLAGLAPLDLLTDAAERTRALSLHGSTGSPGSVGDAVVFAPVAVLGARLGIAGQDLAAAVDAVRAIAGVYLGGADSDRLPSADAAVRLLSGLLGTDGDEERTAQRIVLLVQCCAATAGLIRNTLALADEHRPAWDRTPPVADLVTETLRFDPPARRTRRVASVDASVAGETIPAGTEVVLDLAAANRDPAVFADPDRFLPGRPDTRHLAFGHGLRPCPGSDHATALACGVLDSILTP; encoded by the coding sequence ATGCACGCGCGAACGACACTCATCACAGGGAACGCCGATGTCCGCGCCGTCCTGGACGATCCCCGATTCACCGTCCCGCCCGTCCACGACGCGGCGCCGGCCTCCCCGCCCCCGGCACGGTCGCGCCCCTGCCTGGCGTGGCTGCGGAGCACGGCCGTGCGCTTCAGCAACGGGGAACGGCACCTGCGGCGGCGCTCGGTGGTCCTCGACCTGCTGGCGGGGCTCGCCCCGCTCGACCTGCTCACCGACGCCGCCGAGCGCACCCGTGCCCTCTCCCTCCACGGCTCCACAGGTTCGCCGGGATCCGTGGGCGACGCGGTGGTGTTCGCGCCGGTCGCGGTCCTCGGCGCCCGCCTGGGTATCGCCGGGCAGGACCTGGCCGCGGCGGTGGACGCGGTCCGCGCGATCGCCGGCGTCTACCTCGGCGGTGCCGACAGCGACCGGCTCCCATCCGCCGACGCGGCGGTGCGCCTGCTGTCCGGTCTCCTCGGCACCGACGGCGACGAGGAGCGCACCGCCCAGCGCATTGTGCTGCTCGTACAGTGCTGCGCGGCGACCGCCGGACTGATCCGCAACACGCTCGCCCTCGCCGACGAGCACCGGCCCGCCTGGGACCGCACCCCTCCCGTGGCCGACCTGGTGACGGAGACACTGCGCTTCGATCCCCCGGCCCGCCGCACCCGGCGGGTGGCCTCGGTGGACGCGTCCGTGGCCGGCGAAACGATCCCCGCGGGCACCGAGGTCGTGCTCGACCTGGCGGCCGCCAACCGGGACCCCGCCGTCTTCGCCGACCCCGACCGCTTCCTCCCCGGCCGTCCCGACACCCGCCACCTCGCCTTCGGCCACGGCCTGCGCCCCTGCCCGGGCTCCGACCACGCCACCGCCCTGGCCTGCGGCGTCCTGGACTCCATTCTCACCCCGTAG
- a CDS encoding alpha/beta fold hydrolase, whose protein sequence is MTTTRASTTHSVASRDGTSIGYTSSGAGRPLVVVHGTSADHRRWGSVRPLLEAGRAVHAVDRRGRGLSGDGAHYSIEREYEDVAAVVDAVAEADGTGVDVMGHSYGALCVLGAAALTSRARRIVLYEPPADAGGLARPEVLDELDALLTQGRRSDAVASFFRTVVGVPERELELIRALPTWHDRTAAAHTIARELRSSGGYRLDPQRVRAVTAPVLLLLGGESPAPFRSGTEQVARTLPDARVGILPGQQHIAMDTAPELFAEAVDSFLADAGE, encoded by the coding sequence ATGACGACCACACGGGCCAGTACCACCCACAGCGTTGCCTCGCGCGACGGCACGTCCATCGGGTACACCTCCAGCGGCGCCGGACGGCCGCTCGTGGTCGTGCACGGTACCTCGGCCGACCACCGCCGCTGGGGCTCCGTCCGGCCCCTGCTGGAGGCGGGCCGAGCCGTGCACGCCGTCGATCGCCGCGGCCGCGGCCTGAGCGGTGACGGCGCGCACTACAGCATCGAGCGCGAGTACGAGGACGTGGCCGCGGTCGTGGACGCCGTGGCCGAGGCCGACGGAACCGGCGTGGACGTGATGGGGCACTCCTACGGCGCACTGTGCGTGCTGGGAGCGGCGGCCCTGACCTCGCGCGCACGCCGGATCGTGCTCTACGAGCCGCCCGCGGACGCCGGGGGACTCGCGCGCCCCGAAGTCCTGGACGAACTCGACGCGCTCCTCACGCAGGGCCGCCGAAGTGACGCGGTGGCCTCCTTCTTCCGCACGGTCGTGGGCGTGCCGGAGCGGGAACTGGAGCTGATCCGCGCACTCCCCACCTGGCACGACCGGACGGCCGCGGCGCACACCATCGCCCGTGAGCTGCGCAGCTCGGGCGGCTACCGACTGGACCCCCAACGCGTGCGCGCCGTGACCGCGCCGGTCCTGCTCCTGCTGGGCGGCGAGAGCCCCGCGCCCTTCCGGTCGGGTACAGAGCAGGTCGCGCGGACCCTGCCCGACGCCCGCGTGGGTATCCTGCCCGGCCAGCAGCACATCGCCATGGACACGGCACCGGAGCTGTTCGCCGAGGCGGTCGACTCCTTCCTCGCCGACGCGGGGGAGTGA
- a CDS encoding HD domain-containing phosphohydrolase has product MRLADLLCGLTLVIDLGMARRPGSSLSAGLVATAFARVLDLPAPQVADVHHTALLRHVGCTAFAHETALLLGVDDRRVNEAGARTDFSDVRDIITTFLPGISGGQGVAHRLRLAAATVRAGPVIDRDGHRADCEVAAQMAARLGLGPGVAAALSQMFEWWNGRGGPLGLAREDILLTTRVTHVAATASLFHGLGGTEAALGALERRSGTILDPDLVAEFHDYGPPLLAEAAEADPGPALLDAEPGPVRVLTPAGLAEAVRAFGDLVDLKTPYLHGHATMVADLAHRAGTRLGLPEAADGRLRTAGWAHDLGRIGIASGVWDRPGPLREGEREQVRLHAYYGERLLRRCPPLADVAALVGAHHERCDAGGYHRGLGAAQISPAARVLAAADELVALRSDRPHRPAFEPDQAAALLREHVREGALDAEAAGAVLACVGQDGGARTAWPAGLTDRQVQVLRLVCEGLTNRQIAARLGVSPRTAEHHVQDVYTKIGVSTRAAAAMFAMRHPALAPAL; this is encoded by the coding sequence GTGCGGCTGGCGGACCTGCTGTGCGGACTCACCCTCGTCATCGACCTGGGGATGGCCCGGCGCCCGGGCTCATCGCTGAGCGCCGGCCTGGTCGCCACGGCCTTCGCACGCGTTCTCGACCTGCCCGCGCCCCAGGTCGCCGACGTCCACCACACCGCCCTGCTACGGCACGTGGGCTGCACGGCCTTCGCCCATGAGACCGCCCTGCTGCTCGGAGTGGACGACCGCCGCGTCAACGAGGCCGGTGCCCGCACCGACTTCTCCGACGTCCGCGACATCATCACCACCTTCCTCCCGGGCATCTCCGGTGGCCAGGGGGTCGCGCACCGCCTGCGACTGGCCGCGGCCACCGTCAGGGCCGGACCCGTCATCGACCGGGACGGCCACCGCGCCGACTGTGAGGTCGCCGCGCAGATGGCGGCCCGGCTCGGACTCGGGCCCGGCGTCGCCGCCGCCCTCTCCCAGATGTTCGAGTGGTGGAACGGGCGCGGAGGCCCCCTCGGACTCGCCCGAGAGGACATCCTCCTCACCACGCGTGTGACGCACGTGGCGGCCACCGCCTCCCTCTTCCACGGGCTCGGCGGTACCGAAGCGGCCCTGGGCGCACTCGAGCGCCGATCGGGCACCATCCTGGATCCCGACCTGGTCGCCGAGTTCCACGACTACGGACCCCCGTTGCTGGCGGAGGCCGCCGAAGCCGACCCCGGACCGGCCCTGCTCGACGCCGAACCGGGCCCCGTGCGCGTGCTCACCCCGGCGGGGCTGGCCGAGGCGGTCCGCGCCTTCGGGGACCTGGTCGACCTCAAGACGCCCTACCTGCACGGCCACGCGACCATGGTCGCCGACCTCGCCCACCGGGCCGGCACCCGCCTGGGCCTGCCCGAGGCGGCCGACGGGCGCCTGCGCACCGCCGGATGGGCCCACGACCTCGGCCGGATCGGTATCGCCTCGGGCGTGTGGGACCGGCCCGGGCCGCTGCGCGAGGGGGAACGCGAACAGGTCAGGCTCCACGCCTACTACGGCGAGCGCCTGCTGCGGCGCTGCCCTCCCCTGGCCGACGTGGCCGCACTCGTGGGCGCCCACCACGAACGCTGCGACGCCGGCGGCTACCACCGGGGACTGGGGGCCGCGCAGATCTCCCCGGCCGCACGCGTCCTGGCCGCGGCCGACGAGCTCGTGGCTCTGCGCTCGGACCGACCGCACCGGCCGGCGTTCGAACCGGACCAGGCGGCCGCCCTACTGAGGGAGCACGTGCGCGAGGGCGCGTTGGACGCCGAGGCGGCCGGAGCGGTGCTGGCGTGCGTGGGCCAGGACGGCGGCGCGCGCACGGCCTGGCCAGCTGGGCTCACCGACCGCCAGGTCCAGGTCCTGCGCCTGGTGTGCGAAGGGCTCACCAACCGGCAGATCGCCGCCCGTCTGGGCGTCTCACCGCGGACCGCCGAACACCACGTGCAGGACGTCTACACCAAGATCGGTGTCTCCACCCGGGCCGCGGCCGCCATGTTCGCCATGCGGCACCCCGCACTGGCACCTGCCCTGTGA
- a CDS encoding HNH endonuclease family protein — MRTSPVPLPPRPTALRLLALVVTAFLVAVLGWAAPASAHHVLPPGIPSTSTAQSQLDSLTVRPKNSGAGYDRSLFPHWVTVQTPCDAREYVLRRDGHTVSVDGSCRATSGRWSSEYDGVWTGNSSDFDIDHMVPLHDAWRSGANTWTTSQRRAFANDVDAPQLWAVTASSNRTKGDRDPASWLPPRTAIHCDYVKSWVNVKYRYDLSVTSAEKSAIRNTIDTRC; from the coding sequence TTGCGCACATCCCCTGTCCCCCTCCCCCCGAGACCCACCGCGCTCCGCCTGCTCGCCCTCGTCGTCACCGCGTTCCTCGTCGCCGTCCTGGGCTGGGCCGCCCCCGCCTCCGCCCACCACGTCCTCCCCCCGGGCATCCCGTCGACCTCCACGGCCCAGTCCCAGCTCGACTCCCTGACCGTGCGCCCCAAGAACAGCGGCGCGGGCTACGACCGCAGCCTGTTCCCGCACTGGGTCACCGTCCAGACCCCGTGCGACGCGCGCGAGTACGTGCTGCGCCGTGACGGCCACACCGTCTCGGTCGACGGCTCCTGCCGTGCCACCTCCGGCCGCTGGTCCAGCGAGTACGACGGCGTCTGGACCGGGAACTCCTCCGACTTCGACATCGACCACATGGTGCCGCTCCACGACGCCTGGCGCTCCGGGGCGAACACGTGGACCACCTCCCAGCGGCGCGCCTTCGCCAACGACGTCGACGCCCCGCAGCTGTGGGCGGTCACGGCCTCCAGCAACCGCACCAAGGGCGACCGCGACCCCGCGTCGTGGCTGCCGCCCCGCACCGCGATCCACTGCGACTACGTCAAGTCCTGGGTCAACGTGAAGTACCGCTACGACCTCTCGGTCACCTCCGCCGAGAAGTCCGCCATCCGGAACACCATCGACACCCGCTGCTGA
- a CDS encoding GNAT family N-acetyltransferase, which produces MTAVSDLREIAYRADRLLDASPTYAEALRLLGADGHGEVLVAADGDQLLGTIMFAPWSDRSELARGADEAEVRAFAVGPQARGRGVGRALVNAIVDRARQEGVSRLLLSTQPAMVSAQYVYRARGFHRVPERDWSPLPGVDLLAYELVLKD; this is translated from the coding sequence ATGACCGCCGTCAGCGACCTGCGAGAGATCGCCTACCGGGCCGACCGCCTGCTGGACGCGAGTCCGACCTACGCCGAGGCCCTGCGGCTCCTGGGAGCCGACGGGCACGGCGAGGTCCTGGTGGCCGCGGACGGTGACCAGCTGCTTGGGACGATCATGTTCGCGCCCTGGTCGGACCGGAGCGAACTCGCCCGCGGGGCCGACGAGGCGGAGGTGCGCGCGTTCGCGGTGGGACCGCAGGCGCGCGGGCGCGGGGTCGGCCGGGCCCTGGTGAACGCGATCGTGGACCGCGCCCGGCAGGAGGGCGTCTCCCGTCTGCTGTTGTCCACCCAGCCCGCGATGGTCTCCGCCCAGTACGTGTACCGGGCCCGCGGCTTCCACCGTGTGCCCGAGCGCGACTGGTCCCCGCTACCCGGCGTCGACCTGCTGGCCTACGAGCTCGTGCTCAAGGACTGA
- a CDS encoding FxsB family cyclophane-forming radical SAM/SPASM peptide maturase, with protein sequence MAASARERSPDPWPTELDVRELLAQGWRPTPFHEYVLKIHSRCNLACDYCYMYEMADQGWRRQPRRMAVPTVERVAERIAEHARAHGRSRVEVVLHGGEPLLVGHDHLRTTAQLLRKATEPDVLAALSIQTNGVLIDDQYLDLFDELGIRVGVSIDGAERDHDRHRRRANGRGTHAEVDAGLRLLTAPAYRHLFSGLLATIDLESDPVGTYEALLDYDPPGIAFLLPHGNWDAPPPGWDPEGRGYGDWLIALFDRWYHAPRRETDIRMFHDIIRMLLGSHSRTESIGLSPAALVVVETDGSIEQVDSLKSAYEGAAGTRLHTFTHPFDDALYLPSTAARQIGARALAPQCRDCPVHRVCGAGLYPHRYRAGTGFRNPSVYCQDLYRLITHVHRAVSADVARIREDM encoded by the coding sequence GTGGCAGCGAGTGCCCGAGAGCGAAGCCCCGACCCGTGGCCGACCGAACTGGACGTCCGGGAACTGCTCGCCCAGGGATGGCGGCCCACTCCCTTTCACGAGTACGTCCTGAAGATCCACAGCCGGTGCAATCTCGCCTGCGACTACTGCTACATGTACGAAATGGCCGACCAGGGCTGGCGAAGACAGCCGCGGCGCATGGCCGTGCCCACGGTCGAACGCGTCGCGGAACGCATCGCCGAACACGCCCGCGCGCACGGGCGCTCCCGGGTCGAGGTCGTCCTGCACGGCGGGGAGCCGCTGCTGGTCGGGCACGACCACCTGCGCACCACCGCCCAACTCCTGCGCAAGGCCACCGAACCCGACGTGCTGGCGGCCCTGAGCATCCAGACCAACGGCGTCCTCATCGACGACCAGTACCTCGACCTCTTCGACGAACTCGGCATCCGGGTGGGCGTCAGTATCGACGGCGCCGAGCGCGACCACGACCGGCACCGCCGCCGCGCCAACGGGCGCGGGACCCACGCCGAGGTCGACGCCGGGCTCCGCCTGCTCACCGCGCCCGCGTACCGGCACCTGTTCTCCGGCCTGCTGGCCACCATCGACCTGGAGTCCGACCCGGTCGGCACCTACGAGGCGCTGCTCGACTACGACCCGCCCGGCATCGCCTTCCTGCTGCCGCACGGGAACTGGGACGCGCCGCCGCCCGGCTGGGACCCCGAGGGGCGCGGCTACGGCGACTGGCTCATCGCGCTCTTCGACCGCTGGTACCACGCGCCCCGGCGTGAGACCGACATCCGGATGTTCCACGACATCATCCGGATGCTCCTCGGCAGCCACTCGCGCACCGAGAGCATCGGCCTGTCCCCGGCCGCACTCGTGGTCGTGGAGACCGACGGCAGCATCGAACAGGTCGACAGCCTCAAGTCCGCCTACGAGGGCGCCGCCGGCACCCGCCTGCACACCTTCACCCACCCCTTCGACGACGCCCTGTACCTGCCCTCGACCGCCGCGCGGCAGATCGGTGCGCGCGCCCTGGCCCCGCAGTGCCGGGACTGCCCGGTGCACAGGGTGTGCGGCGCCGGCCTCTACCCCCACCGCTACCGGGCCGGGACGGGCTTCCGGAACCCCTCGGTGTACTGCCAGGACCTGTACCGTCTCATCACCCACGTCCACCGGGCGGTCTCCGCCGACGTGGCCCGGATCCGGGAGGATATGTGA
- a CDS encoding esterase/lipase family protein, whose protein sequence is MRLSLAPAAALVALAGLLTAPATAHAQERDPVLFVHGYSGNAANWDSMISDFTDGGWERDRLHAIDYDDDASNTETAELIAREVDAILAGTGADAVDIVTHSMGGLSSRWYLKVLGGHEDVDHWISLAGPNEGSSVRLPCVTTSPSCQEVVEGSDFLQELNTGDPTPGDTAYTTFRSFCDLIVRPSTNVTLAGADNRLVGCVSHTAFLRDDDVSEDVRDVLS, encoded by the coding sequence ATGCGGCTCTCCCTCGCCCCCGCCGCGGCGCTGGTGGCCCTGGCCGGTCTGCTGACGGCGCCCGCCACCGCCCACGCACAGGAGCGCGACCCCGTGCTCTTCGTGCACGGCTACAGCGGCAACGCGGCCAACTGGGACTCGATGATCTCCGACTTCACCGACGGCGGCTGGGAGCGGGACCGGCTCCACGCGATCGACTACGACGACGACGCCTCCAACACCGAGACCGCCGAGCTCATCGCACGGGAGGTCGACGCGATCCTCGCCGGGACCGGTGCCGACGCGGTGGACATCGTCACCCACTCCATGGGCGGGCTGTCGTCCCGCTGGTACCTCAAGGTCCTCGGCGGACACGAGGACGTCGACCACTGGATCTCGCTCGCCGGTCCCAACGAGGGGTCCAGCGTGCGCCTGCCGTGCGTGACGACCTCTCCCTCCTGCCAGGAGGTCGTCGAGGGCTCCGACTTCCTCCAGGAGCTCAACACCGGCGACCCCACGCCCGGCGACACGGCCTACACGACCTTCCGCTCGTTCTGCGACCTCATCGTCCGGCCCTCCACCAACGTGACCCTGGCCGGCGCCGACAACCGGCTCGTCGGCTGTGTCTCCCACACGGCCTTCCTGCGCGACGACGACGTGTCCGAGGACGTCCGCGACGTCCTGTCCTGA
- a CDS encoding DoxX family protein — MEPLITLVGVTLVLWAAGALGVRPLRPWPVALRGGLAAMFTLTGVVHFVGMREELVAMVPPALPAPELLVTVTGVLELAGAAGLLWSRTAPWAAAGLAALLVAMFPANVHLALTGTDLPPHQELLPRTAMQVVFLAAATAVVVDRLRGRTRRAPSPQAHGG; from the coding sequence ATGGAACCCCTCATCACCCTCGTCGGCGTCACCCTGGTCCTGTGGGCCGCCGGAGCGCTCGGCGTCCGCCCGCTGCGCCCGTGGCCGGTCGCCCTGCGCGGCGGCCTGGCGGCGATGTTCACCCTCACCGGCGTGGTCCACTTCGTGGGGATGCGCGAGGAACTCGTCGCGATGGTCCCGCCCGCACTGCCCGCGCCGGAGCTGCTGGTGACGGTCACCGGCGTGCTCGAACTGGCGGGCGCGGCCGGGCTGCTGTGGTCGCGGACCGCGCCCTGGGCCGCGGCCGGGCTCGCCGCCCTGCTCGTGGCGATGTTCCCCGCCAACGTCCACCTGGCTCTGACGGGCACGGACCTGCCACCGCACCAGGAACTCCTCCCGCGCACCGCGATGCAGGTGGTCTTCCTGGCCGCAGCCACCGCCGTCGTGGTCGACCGCCTGCGCGGACGGACCCGGCGGGCGCCGTCGCCGCAGGCCCACGGCGGCTAG